A region of Nostoc sp. 'Peltigera membranacea cyanobiont' N6 DNA encodes the following proteins:
- a CDS encoding DUF4168 domain-containing protein encodes MKKISDLFSQSSRKRILCQSFFFGAIATASVISNAFSLSSKVYSQTPPPIANNTQINSYAQAVLTMEPARQNAFEEIKKLIGNGEIPKIVCNDSNSITGLPRKAQDIAVNYCNRSQKIVQDNGLSIDQFNKITIELQNNDILKQQVYNTLLRLQKSPDSP; translated from the coding sequence ATGAAGAAAATTTCTGATTTATTTTCCCAATCTAGCCGAAAACGAATCCTTTGCCAATCATTTTTTTTTGGCGCGATCGCGACTGCAAGTGTGATTTCTAACGCTTTTTCATTGAGTTCAAAAGTTTATAGTCAAACTCCACCACCAATAGCTAACAATACTCAAATCAACAGCTACGCTCAAGCCGTGCTAACAATGGAACCAGCCCGTCAAAATGCCTTTGAAGAAATTAAAAAACTTATTGGCAATGGAGAAATTCCCAAAATTGTTTGTAACGATTCTAACAGCATAACTGGTCTTCCTAGAAAGGCTCAAGATATCGCAGTAAATTACTGTAATCGTTCTCAAAAAATTGTCCAAGATAATGGTTTGAGCATCGATCAGTTCAACAAAATTACTATAGAGCTACAAAATAACGATATCTTGAAACAGCAGGTCTATAACACCTTATTACGGTTACAAAAAAGTCCTGATTCTCCTTAG
- a CDS encoding helix-turn-helix transcriptional regulator, whose amino-acid sequence MSAKTKIVAELQQPDSIDLHNSKRVNFLQEVIEGLEDGILILSQTGEIVHTNASANRLCSQFNQGNFNQSFVPSAIWSICKLLLSSKYLFSDKLLILSDEIVLDKSNVFRIRVRLLDLDGFEKPCLLVTIENQCESVKNVALTEVQKFDLTPREAEIWFLYRSNYSYKEIAIKLYITINTVKKHMKNIHTKRQSNLSDILTDGIAIKIAL is encoded by the coding sequence ATGAGCGCCAAAACAAAAATAGTAGCAGAACTGCAACAGCCAGATAGTATTGACTTACATAACTCGAAGCGAGTTAATTTTTTACAAGAAGTAATTGAAGGCTTAGAAGACGGTATATTAATATTAAGCCAAACTGGTGAAATAGTTCATACGAATGCATCTGCTAATCGCCTTTGTTCTCAATTCAATCAAGGCAATTTCAACCAGAGTTTTGTACCGTCAGCTATCTGGAGTATTTGTAAATTATTACTCAGTAGTAAGTATTTATTTTCCGATAAACTTTTGATTCTGTCGGATGAAATTGTCCTTGATAAGTCAAATGTTTTTCGGATTAGAGTGAGACTACTAGATTTAGACGGGTTTGAAAAGCCTTGTTTATTAGTGACCATAGAAAACCAATGTGAGTCAGTGAAAAATGTAGCACTCACTGAAGTACAAAAATTTGACCTCACGCCGCGAGAAGCTGAAATTTGGTTTCTCTATCGAAGCAACTATAGCTACAAAGAAATTGCTATAAAGCTTTACATCACCATAAACACTGTGAAGAAGCACATGAAAAATATTCACACCAAGCGACAATCAAACCTATCTGATATATTGACCGATGGGATCGCGATAAAAATTGCTTTATAA